GATCAGTGTGACCTCTGTGCCGCGCGGCGAACGCACGCGGGCAGTCTGCGGGCTATCGACCAAAGGCGTCTCCATCCACAGGCCCGATTGCGAGGGGTCGCCCAGACTGGCGACGGTCGACGCGCGCCCGGTATAGCCTGCGGTGACACCGGCAGAGGCAACCTGCCCCCCTGCAGCTTCCAAAGGTGCCTCTTCGACACCCGGTGCAAGCGGTACCGTATTGGCGGTATCGACGGCTGGTTCCCCGACCGATCCAGCGGTCGTCCGCCCGCCCAGAACCGAGGAATTCCACTGCAACGGACCACAAGCTCCAAGCAGCACGACAGAAGACAGGATCAAAACAGAATAACGCATAGCGCGACACTAGCTCTCACCTCACGGCTTTGCCAGCGGCAATCCCCGTTTCGGCCAAACTCAGCCCTTGCCGCAAGCCCGCCCCCGCTTTACCTAAGAAGGATGACTGCTCCGCTTATCGATCCCTTCGCCCGCGCCATCACGTATCTGCGTGTCTCGGTCACCGACCGCTGCGATTTTCGCTGCGTCTACTGCATGTCCGAAAACATGACCTTCCTGCCAAAGAAGGAACTGCTGACACTGGAGGAGCTGGACCGGATGTGTTCGACCTTCGTCAATCTTGGTGTAGAAAAGCTGCGGATCACCGGGGGCGAGCCGCTGGTACGACGCGGCATCATGACTTTCTTCCGCTCCATGACCCGGCACCTCGAAAGCGGCGCCCTGAAAGAGCTGACACTGACCACCAATGGCTCGCAGCTGGAGAAATACGCGCAGGACCTCTATGATGCGGGTGTGCGGCGGGTAAATGTCTCGCTCGACACCATTGATGAGGATAAATTCGCCGAAATCACCCGTTGGGGCCGCCTGCCTCAGGTCCTACGAGGGATCGATGCGGCACAGAAGGCCGGGCTGCGGATCAAGATCAATGCCGTCGCTCTCAAGGGGTTCAACGAAGACGAACTACCCGCGATCACCAGATGGTGCGCTGAACGCGATATGGATCTCACCTGGATCGAGGTCATGCCAATGGGCGATATCGGGAATGAGAACCGACTGGGTCAATACTGGTCGCTGAAAGACGTGCGCCGCGCTTATGACGATCATTACAGCGTCACCGATCTGGCAGAGCGTACAGGCGGGCCGGCACGCTATGTCCGTCTGGAAGAAACCGGCCAGAAAATCGGCTTCATCACGCCGCTTTCGCATAACTTCTGCGAAAGTTGCAACCGTGTGCGGCTGACCTGCACAGGTGAGCTGTACATGTGCCTGGGCCAGGAAGACATGGCAGACCTGCGTGGCCCCCTGCGCGATCATCCTGGGAATGATCAGGCGCTGGAGAATGCGATCCGTGCGGCGATCACATTGAAACCCAAGGG
The nucleotide sequence above comes from Phaeobacter inhibens DSM 16374. Encoded proteins:
- the moaA gene encoding GTP 3',8-cyclase MoaA, whose amino-acid sequence is MTAPLIDPFARAITYLRVSVTDRCDFRCVYCMSENMTFLPKKELLTLEELDRMCSTFVNLGVEKLRITGGEPLVRRGIMTFFRSMTRHLESGALKELTLTTNGSQLEKYAQDLYDAGVRRVNVSLDTIDEDKFAEITRWGRLPQVLRGIDAAQKAGLRIKINAVALKGFNEDELPAITRWCAERDMDLTWIEVMPMGDIGNENRLGQYWSLKDVRRAYDDHYSVTDLAERTGGPARYVRLEETGQKIGFITPLSHNFCESCNRVRLTCTGELYMCLGQEDMADLRGPLRDHPGNDQALENAIRAAITLKPKGHDFDYSRQKLDGQMPRHMSHTGG